From Flavobacterium alkalisoli, the proteins below share one genomic window:
- a CDS encoding TAT-variant-translocated molybdopterin oxidoreductase — translation MASNKKYWQSVEELNENSSIVETLRNNEFVEEIPTDEFLGNEEAMSSSSTSRRDFLKYVGFSTAAASLAACEGPVIKSIPYVVQPEEIIPGVADYYATTIADGFDFANILIKTREGRPIKVENNRMPGSGISANARVYGSVLSLYDSMRLKQPMIASKPASWEEVDTRVKAGLAEAANGGQVVLLTNTMASPSTDKLIAEFGAKYPNFKHVVYDAVSSSEALDAYEAVYGERALANYDFSQADVIVAVGADFLGDWQGGGYDAGYANKRIPKQGKMSKHIQIEANLTLSGSNADKRIPLTVTQQKYALVHLYNAVTGSSVSAPAINEKYAAEVKKAAQQLKAAGSKGVVVTGIDDVNAQLVVLAINAALQSEAFKPAEARYTRKGNAKDVAQLVNDMKAGNVSTLIMSGVNPVYTLPNGADFAEALKKVKLSVAFSMKEDETASKATIAAAAPHYLESWGDVVITKGTYSIMQPTIRPLFKTRQLQDALLAWSGNSQSYYDYLKASSSAWFSGKSWNQLVHDGISVSETAPSVTAAGADFGGAASELSKAKTAGDFELVLYTKTGMGDGQQANNPWLQEFPDPITRVSWDNYVTVAKADAAKLGLENYNVANGGLNGSYATIEVNGVKLENVPVIIQPGQAIGTIGVALGYGREAAMKKEMQVGVNAYKLYANFNSLQGAKISKGNGDHEFACLQLQKTLMGRGDIIKETTLEIFNTKNASEWNEQPQVSLDHKEVAATSVDLWESFDRTVGHHFNLSIDLNACTGCGACVIACHAENNVPVVGKSEVRRSRDMHWLRIDRYYSSEDTFAGDVELKESTSGLMNSIETFGAMEDPAENPQVAFQPVFCQHCNHAPCETVCPVAATSHGRQGQNHMAYNRCVGTRYCANNCPYKVRRFNWFLYNKNSEFDYHMNDDLGRMVLNPDVNVRSRGVMEKCSLCIQMTQATILNAKREGRPVAKDEFYTACSEACGSGALVFGDINNSEDTVTKLKEDDRMYHLLEHVGTQPNVFFQVKVRNT, via the coding sequence ATGGCATCAAACAAAAAATACTGGCAAAGTGTTGAAGAACTGAACGAAAACAGTTCTATTGTTGAGACGCTAAGAAACAATGAGTTTGTTGAGGAGATTCCTACTGATGAATTTCTTGGTAACGAAGAGGCAATGTCTTCTTCTTCAACAAGCCGTCGTGACTTTTTGAAATATGTCGGGTTTAGTACTGCTGCAGCTTCACTTGCAGCATGTGAAGGACCGGTTATTAAGTCGATTCCTTATGTGGTTCAACCGGAGGAAATCATCCCGGGAGTTGCAGATTACTATGCAACTACAATAGCGGATGGTTTTGATTTTGCAAACATATTAATCAAAACCCGTGAAGGTAGACCAATTAAGGTTGAGAACAACAGAATGCCTGGTTCTGGTATAAGTGCAAATGCAAGGGTTTACGGATCTGTGCTTTCACTTTATGACAGCATGCGTTTAAAACAACCGATGATTGCAAGCAAACCTGCATCATGGGAAGAAGTTGATACTCGTGTTAAAGCCGGATTAGCTGAGGCTGCAAACGGTGGTCAGGTAGTGTTATTAACTAATACTATGGCGAGCCCGTCTACAGATAAGCTTATCGCTGAGTTTGGTGCTAAGTATCCTAACTTCAAACATGTTGTTTATGATGCCGTATCGTCTTCAGAAGCACTTGATGCTTATGAGGCAGTATATGGAGAAAGAGCTTTAGCAAACTACGATTTTTCACAAGCTGATGTAATTGTTGCTGTTGGTGCTGATTTCCTTGGAGACTGGCAAGGTGGTGGTTATGATGCTGGTTACGCAAACAAACGTATCCCTAAACAGGGTAAAATGTCTAAGCATATCCAGATAGAGGCTAACTTAACTTTATCAGGTTCTAATGCTGATAAGCGTATTCCTCTAACTGTTACTCAACAGAAATATGCATTAGTTCATTTATATAATGCAGTTACAGGTTCTTCTGTAAGTGCTCCTGCAATTAACGAAAAGTATGCTGCCGAAGTTAAGAAAGCTGCTCAACAGTTAAAAGCTGCAGGTTCTAAAGGTGTTGTCGTTACAGGTATTGACGATGTAAACGCACAACTTGTTGTTTTAGCTATCAATGCTGCACTACAGAGTGAGGCATTCAAACCGGCTGAAGCACGTTATACAAGAAAAGGTAACGCTAAAGATGTTGCTCAACTTGTTAACGATATGAAAGCAGGAAACGTTAGTACACTTATCATGAGTGGTGTTAACCCTGTTTATACTTTACCAAACGGAGCTGACTTTGCTGAGGCTCTTAAAAAGGTAAAACTTTCTGTTGCATTCTCTATGAAAGAGGATGAAACAGCTTCAAAAGCAACTATAGCTGCTGCTGCACCTCACTACCTTGAGTCATGGGGTGATGTAGTTATCACAAAAGGTACTTACAGTATTATGCAGCCTACTATACGTCCGTTATTTAAAACGAGACAGCTTCAGGATGCTTTATTAGCATGGAGCGGTAATTCACAATCTTACTACGATTATCTAAAAGCTTCTTCTTCTGCTTGGTTTAGCGGTAAGTCTTGGAATCAGTTAGTTCATGATGGTATCTCTGTTTCTGAAACAGCTCCGTCTGTTACTGCTGCAGGTGCTGACTTTGGTGGTGCTGCTTCTGAGCTTTCTAAAGCTAAAACTGCAGGTGATTTTGAGCTTGTTCTTTATACTAAAACAGGTATGGGTGATGGCCAGCAGGCAAATAACCCATGGTTACAGGAGTTTCCAGATCCAATTACAAGGGTGTCTTGGGATAACTATGTAACAGTTGCTAAAGCTGATGCTGCTAAACTTGGCCTTGAAAACTACAATGTGGCTAACGGTGGTCTTAACGGTAGCTATGCAACTATCGAAGTAAACGGAGTTAAACTTGAAAATGTACCGGTAATTATACAGCCTGGTCAGGCAATAGGTACAATTGGTGTTGCTTTAGGTTATGGCCGTGAGGCTGCAATGAAGAAAGAAATGCAGGTAGGTGTTAACGCCTATAAACTGTATGCTAACTTCAACTCTTTACAGGGTGCTAAAATATCTAAAGGAAACGGAGACCACGAGTTTGCTTGTCTTCAGTTACAAAAAACATTAATGGGTAGAGGAGATATCATTAAGGAGACTACCCTTGAAATATTCAATACTAAAAACGCTTCTGAGTGGAATGAACAACCTCAGGTTTCATTAGATCACAAAGAGGTTGCTGCTACATCAGTAGACCTTTGGGAATCTTTTGACCGTACCGTAGGTCACCACTTTAACCTTTCTATCGACCTAAATGCCTGTACAGGTTGTGGTGCATGTGTTATTGCATGTCACGCAGAGAACAACGTACCGGTTGTAGGTAAGTCAGAGGTTAGAAGAAGCCGTGATATGCACTGGTTACGTATCGATAGATATTATTCGTCTGAAGATACATTTGCAGGTGACGTTGAGCTTAAAGAAAGTACTTCAGGCTTAATGAACTCAATCGAAACTTTCGGTGCAATGGAAGATCCTGCAGAAAACCCTCAGGTAGCATTCCAGCCGGTATTCTGTCAGCACTGTAACCATGCTCCATGTGAAACTGTATGTCCGGTAGCGGCTACATCACACGGTCGTCAGGGTCAAAACCACATGGCTTACAACCGTTGTGTGGGTACTCGTTACTGTGCTAACAACTGTCCTTATAAAGTACGTCGTTTCAACTGGTTCTTATACAACAAGAACAGTGAATTCGATTACCATATGAATGACGATTTAGGACGTATGGTTCTTAACCCTGATGTTAACGTTCGTTCTAGAGGTGTTATGGAGAAATGTTCTCTTTGTATACAAATGACTCAGGCTACTATTCTTAACGCTAAGAGAGAAGGTCGTCCTGTTGCTAAGGATGAGTTCTATACAGCTTGTTCTGAAGCTTGTGGAAGCGGAGCGCTTGTATTTGGAGATATCAATAACTCAGAGGATACAGTTACTAAACTGAAAGAAGACGACAGAATGTACCACTTACTAGAGCATGTAGGTACTCAGCCAAACGTATTCTTCCAGGTTAAAGTAAGAAATACCTAA
- the nrfD gene encoding NrfD/PsrC family molybdoenzyme membrane anchor subunit has product MSSHYEAPIRKPLVIGDKNFHDVTVDVAAPVEGRANKQWWIAFSIALAAFLWGVACVAYTVGTGIGTWGSNKTVGWAWDITNFVWWVGIGHAGTLISAVLLLFRQKWRMAINRSAEAMTIFSVIQAAMFPVFHMGRPWLAYWVMPVPNQFGSLWVNFNSPLLWDVFAISTYLSVSLVFWWTGLLPDFAMLRDRAVTPFTKRVYSIVSFGWSGRAKDWQRFEEVSLVLAGLATPLVLSVHTIVSFDFATSVIPGWHTTILPPYFVAGAIFSGFAMVNTLLIIMRKVSNLEAYITIQHIELMNIIIMITGSIVGVAYITELFIAWYSGVEYEQYAFLNRATGPYWWSYFLMMTCNVVSPQVMWFKKIRTSIMASFIISIVVNIGMWFERFVIIVTSLHRDYLPSSWTMFQPTFVDAGFFIGTIGFFFVLFLLYSRSFPVIAQAEVKSIMKTSSDKYKRLREEGHNNHSH; this is encoded by the coding sequence ATGTCGTCTCATTACGAAGCACCCATTAGAAAACCTTTAGTTATAGGTGATAAAAATTTTCACGATGTAACAGTTGATGTTGCAGCACCAGTGGAAGGCAGGGCCAACAAGCAGTGGTGGATAGCTTTCTCTATTGCACTAGCCGCTTTCCTTTGGGGTGTAGCTTGTGTGGCTTACACAGTTGGAACTGGTATCGGTACATGGGGTTCAAATAAAACAGTAGGCTGGGCCTGGGATATTACCAACTTCGTTTGGTGGGTAGGTATCGGTCACGCCGGAACACTTATTTCTGCAGTATTATTATTATTCCGCCAAAAGTGGAGAATGGCAATTAACCGTTCTGCTGAGGCGATGACCATCTTCTCGGTAATTCAGGCGGCTATGTTCCCTGTATTCCACATGGGTCGTCCTTGGTTAGCATATTGGGTAATGCCGGTGCCAAACCAGTTTGGTTCACTTTGGGTTAACTTTAACTCACCTCTACTTTGGGACGTATTTGCAATTTCTACTTATCTTTCTGTATCACTTGTTTTCTGGTGGACAGGTTTATTACCTGACTTTGCAATGCTTCGCGACAGGGCAGTAACTCCGTTTACAAAAAGAGTTTACTCTATCGTGAGTTTCGGATGGAGTGGTAGAGCAAAAGACTGGCAGCGTTTTGAAGAGGTTTCTCTTGTACTTGCCGGTTTAGCAACTCCTCTTGTACTTTCAGTACACACTATCGTATCATTTGACTTTGCTACTTCGGTTATACCGGGATGGCACACTACAATTCTTCCTCCATACTTTGTTGCCGGTGCGATCTTCTCAGGATTTGCAATGGTAAACACACTACTTATCATTATGAGGAAGGTATCTAACCTTGAAGCTTACATTACGATACAGCACATTGAGCTAATGAACATCATTATCATGATTACAGGTTCAATCGTAGGTGTCGCTTATATAACTGAGTTATTTATTGCATGGTATTCAGGTGTTGAATATGAGCAGTATGCTTTCCTTAACAGGGCTACAGGTCCTTACTGGTGGTCATACTTTCTGATGATGACTTGTAACGTGGTTTCTCCGCAGGTTATGTGGTTCAAGAAAATCAGAACAAGTATCATGGCATCGTTTATCATCTCTATCGTAGTAAACATAGGTATGTGGTTTGAGCGTTTCGTAATTATCGTTACATCACTTCACAGAGATTACCTACCATCATCTTGGACTATGTTCCAGCCTACATTTGTAGATGCAGGTTTCTTCATAGGTACAATTGGTTTCTTCTTTGTATTATTCTTACTTTATTCAAGAAGCTTCCCTGTAATTGCACAGGCAGAGGTTAAATCTATCATGAAGACTTCAAGTGATAAATATAAGAGACTAAGAGAAGAAGGACACAACAATCATTCACATTAA
- a CDS encoding DUF3341 domain-containing protein, with the protein MSNKVIHVLYNDDDILMDAVKQTRAAHHHIEEIYTPFPVHGLDKAMGLAPTRIAICSFLYGLVGLSIATAMLRYIMIVDWPQDIGGKPSFSFIQNMPAFVPVMFEMTVFFAAHLMVITFYMRSKLWPFKEAENPDVRTTDDHFLMEVSVHGDVDQMVSFFENTGAVEVKVIEKH; encoded by the coding sequence ATGAGTAATAAAGTTATACATGTACTATACAATGATGATGATATCCTGATGGATGCTGTAAAACAAACACGCGCTGCTCATCATCATATTGAAGAAATTTATACACCATTCCCTGTGCACGGGCTAGATAAGGCTATGGGCCTTGCGCCTACAAGAATAGCTATCTGCTCTTTCTTATATGGTTTGGTTGGTTTATCTATTGCAACTGCAATGCTGCGTTACATAATGATTGTTGACTGGCCTCAGGATATTGGTGGTAAGCCAAGTTTCAGTTTCATTCAAAACATGCCGGCTTTCGTTCCGGTAATGTTCGAGATGACTGTATTTTTTGCAGCTCACTTAATGGTTATCACTTTTTATATGAGAAGTAAATTATGGCCATTTAAAGAAGCAGAAAATCCGGATGTAAGAACTACAGATGACCATTTCTTAATGGAAGTTTCTGTTCACGGTGATGTTGATCAGATGGTTTCATTCTTTGAGAACACAGGAGCTGTGGAAGTAAAAGTAATTGAAAAGCACTAA
- a CDS encoding c-type cytochrome has protein sequence MKAIYKIAFLVCVSAVATSCFDKSRPNYQYFPNMYEAVPYETYSESSAFRNGKEGQLPAEGSIPRGFSPYEYENTEEGYELAKANLKSPLDSTEVDMGKGAELYTIYCAICHGDKGDGKGNLAKREKFLGIPNYKERDITEGSVFHVETYGKNNMGSHANQLTQKERWQVAHYVMKLRSEL, from the coding sequence ATGAAAGCAATATATAAAATAGCATTTTTGGTATGTGTATCGGCAGTAGCTACTTCCTGCTTTGATAAATCACGACCAAACTATCAGTATTTTCCAAATATGTATGAGGCGGTTCCTTATGAAACCTACTCAGAGTCTTCTGCTTTCCGTAACGGAAAAGAAGGACAGTTACCTGCAGAAGGTTCTATCCCAAGAGGATTTTCTCCATATGAGTATGAAAATACCGAGGAAGGTTATGAACTTGCAAAAGCAAACCTGAAATCTCCTCTAGACAGTACAGAAGTTGATATGGGTAAAGGTGCTGAACTTTACACTATTTACTGTGCTATTTGTCACGGCGACAAAGGTGATGGTAAAGGTAATCTTGCCAAAAGGGAAAAATTCCTTGGTATACCTAATTATAAAGAAAGAGACATTACAGAAGGAAGTGTTTTCCACGTAGAGACTTATGGTAAAAACAACATGGGTTCTCATGCTAATCAGCTTACTCAAAAAGAGCGTTGGCAGGTTGCACATTATGTAATGAAACTTAGGAGTGAATTATAA
- a CDS encoding quinol:cytochrome C oxidoreductase, with amino-acid sequence MYTFSSRLKTFSFILMIVGVLGIGYSFFTAPKDINDVEAILADQHGHHGDAHAEAADHHEAKDAHVQTADHSEAAHAEASHDAHGHAADAHGADAHNDEHHAHLEHVLHQLQNKPWAAVYVAALFFMLIALGALAFYAIQNAASAGWSPVVFRVMEGISAYLIPGAIIVFVLLVLGVMGTHHLFIWMDDEVVAHDHLIQGKSGYLNGTFFLIRAVIFMGGWILYRQYARKNSLAQDEANDNSYYKKNFKASAAFLVFFIVSESIMSWDWIMSVDPHWFSTLFGWYVFASFVVSAVTVIAMVTLYLKSKGYLEYVNTSHIHDLAKFMFGFSVFWTYLWFSQFMLIWYADIPEEITYFITRINDYNLPFFGMVVMNFVFPVLILINTDFKRLSWIVVMAGIIILCGHYIDFFNMIMPATVGDQWFIGAGEIGAILFFMGLFIFVVFSSIAKAPLLAKRNPLIEESKHFHY; translated from the coding sequence ATGTACACATTTTCAAGTAGACTAAAAACTTTTTCTTTTATCCTAATGATCGTAGGTGTTCTTGGGATTGGTTATAGTTTTTTCACTGCACCAAAAGATATTAATGATGTTGAGGCTATATTAGCCGATCAACACGGTCATCATGGTGACGCTCATGCGGAAGCTGCTGATCACCACGAGGCAAAAGATGCTCATGTTCAAACAGCTGATCACTCTGAAGCTGCTCATGCAGAAGCTTCACATGATGCTCACGGCCACGCTGCTGATGCTCATGGAGCAGATGCTCACAATGATGAGCACCATGCACACTTAGAGCATGTTCTTCATCAGTTACAAAACAAGCCTTGGGCAGCAGTTTATGTAGCAGCTTTATTCTTTATGCTTATAGCATTAGGAGCTTTAGCTTTCTACGCAATTCAAAATGCTGCATCTGCAGGATGGTCTCCTGTGGTGTTTAGGGTAATGGAGGGTATCTCTGCTTACCTTATACCGGGCGCAATTATAGTATTTGTTTTACTTGTATTAGGAGTTATGGGTACTCACCATTTATTCATTTGGATGGATGATGAAGTTGTTGCTCACGATCACCTTATTCAGGGTAAATCAGGATACCTTAACGGTACATTCTTCCTTATAAGAGCGGTTATCTTCATGGGTGGTTGGATACTTTACCGCCAGTATGCTAGAAAGAACTCTCTTGCTCAGGATGAGGCTAACGACAATTCTTACTACAAGAAAAACTTCAAAGCTTCTGCCGCTTTCCTTGTATTCTTCATTGTAAGTGAGTCTATCATGTCTTGGGACTGGATTATGTCTGTAGATCCTCACTGGTTCAGTACACTATTCGGATGGTATGTATTTGCAAGTTTTGTTGTAAGTGCAGTAACTGTTATCGCTATGGTAACATTATACCTTAAGTCTAAAGGTTACCTGGAGTATGTTAACACCAGCCACATACACGATTTAGCTAAATTTATGTTTGGTTTCAGTGTATTCTGGACTTACTTATGGTTCTCTCAGTTCATGCTAATATGGTATGCTGATATACCGGAAGAGATTACTTACTTTATTACTAGAATTAACGATTATAACCTTCCTTTCTTCGGAATGGTAGTTATGAACTTTGTATTCCCGGTATTAATCCTTATCAATACAGATTTCAAACGCCTTTCATGGATTGTGGTTATGGCTGGTATAATTATCCTTTGCGGACACTATATTGACTTCTTCAATATGATTATGCCTGCAACTGTTGGCGACCAGTGGTTTATTGGAGCTGGTGAAATAGGTGCAATACTGTTCTTTATGGGATTGTTTATCTTTGTTGTGTTCAGTTCAATTGCAAAAGCACCTCTATTAGCTAAACGTAACCCGCTAATTGAAGAAAGTAAGCATTTTCATTATTAA
- a CDS encoding cytochrome c oxidase subunit II yields MTSLLIIIVLVLLGIAIWQLTKIFDLTQVGAASGSDNSEVANDRDNNVNGYLMFAFLGFIYVFTIIGLAKWGHLALGTPASEHGPQYDNLMTISMVLIFVVQTITQFLLHYFAFKYRGKEGKVAFYYADNDKLEFIWTIIPVIVLAGLILYGLYAWTNIMFVDEDKDDTLIVEVYAKQFNWEVRYSGEDGVLGKANVRYIEGVNTLGVDMGDPNAQDDIQASELHLPKGKQVIFKFRSQDVLHSAYMPHFRAQMNVVPGMVTQFSFVPTITTEEMRLDPMIMDKVANINRIRSEKSAALVADGKEALAPYTFDYLLLCNKICGASHYNMQMKIVVEDEADFNKWLGGQKTLGAAVKESQASEAPAETPAPATEEQPETVVVDTAAVAAVH; encoded by the coding sequence ATGACAAGTTTATTGATAATTATAGTTTTAGTTTTATTAGGCATTGCAATATGGCAATTAACTAAAATATTCGATTTAACTCAGGTTGGAGCTGCTTCAGGTAGCGATAACTCTGAAGTTGCTAACGACAGAGATAATAATGTTAATGGTTACCTGATGTTTGCCTTTTTAGGTTTCATCTATGTATTCACTATAATCGGTTTAGCAAAATGGGGTCACTTAGCTTTAGGTACTCCTGCTTCTGAACACGGTCCTCAGTATGATAATCTGATGACTATATCAATGGTACTGATTTTTGTGGTTCAAACTATAACTCAGTTCCTTTTACATTACTTCGCATTTAAATACAGAGGTAAAGAGGGTAAAGTTGCTTTTTACTATGCTGATAATGATAAGTTGGAGTTTATATGGACTATTATTCCGGTAATCGTACTTGCAGGTCTTATCCTTTACGGATTATATGCATGGACAAACATCATGTTTGTTGATGAAGATAAAGACGATACACTAATTGTGGAGGTTTACGCTAAACAGTTTAACTGGGAAGTAAGATATTCCGGAGAAGACGGTGTACTTGGTAAAGCTAACGTAAGATATATTGAAGGTGTTAATACTTTAGGTGTTGATATGGGCGATCCAAATGCTCAGGATGATATTCAGGCTTCAGAACTTCACCTTCCTAAAGGTAAGCAGGTAATATTTAAGTTCCGTTCTCAGGACGTTCTTCACTCTGCTTATATGCCTCACTTCAGGGCTCAGATGAACGTTGTTCCGGGTATGGTAACTCAGTTCTCTTTTGTTCCTACAATTACAACTGAAGAAATGCGTCTTGATCCTATGATTATGGATAAAGTTGCTAATATCAACAGAATCAGATCTGAGAAAAGTGCAGCTTTAGTTGCCGACGGAAAAGAGGCTTTAGCTCCTTATACATTTGATTATTTACTGCTTTGTAATAAAATTTGTGGTGCATCTCACTACAACATGCAGATGAAAATTGTTGTTGAAGACGAAGCCGACTTTAATAAATGGTTAGGTGGACAAAAAACACTAGGTGCAGCTGTAAAAGAATCTCAGGCTAGCGAAGCTCCGGCGGAAACGCCAGCTCCTGCAACAGAAGAGCAGCCTGAAACTGTAGTAGTAGATACTGCAGCAGTAGCAGCAGTACATTAA
- a CDS encoding cytochrome c oxidase subunit I: MSAVGHEIHGHEEHHDAHDHHHKDTFITKYIFSIDHKMIAKQYLLTGVIMGIIGIMMSILFRMQIAWPEESFTIFKVLLGDKFAPDGVMRNDIYLALVTIHGTIMVFFVLTAGLSGTFSNLLIPLQIGARDMASGFMNMISYWLFFLSSVIMVISLFVEAGPASAGWTIYPPLSALPQAIGGSGAGMTLWLVSMAIFIASSLMGSLNYVVTVINLRTKGMSMTRLPLTIWAFFITAVIGIVSFPVLLSAALLLIFDRSFGTSFFLSDIFIAGDVLHYQGGSPVLFEHLFWFLGHPEVYIVLLPALGITSEIIATNSRKPIFGYRAMIASILAIAFLSTIVWGHHMFVSGMNPFLGSVFTFTTLLIAIPSAVKAFNYITTLWRGNLQMNPAMLFSIGLVSTFITGGLTGIILGDSTLDINVHDTYFVVAHFHLVMGISALYGMFAGIYHWFPKMFGRMLNKNLGYIHFWVTAVCAYGVFFPMHFIGMAGLPRRYYTNSAFPLFDDLADVNVLITMFAIIGAAFQLVFLWNFFYSIFRGKKAPQNPWKSNTLEWTTPVEHIHGNWPGEIPEVYRWPYDYSKPGHDEDFVPQTVPMKPNEEQLHH; the protein is encoded by the coding sequence ATGTCAGCAGTAGGACACGAAATACACGGTCACGAAGAACATCATGATGCACATGATCATCACCACAAAGATACCTTCATCACGAAGTATATCTTTAGTATTGATCATAAGATGATCGCTAAGCAGTACCTTCTTACCGGTGTGATTATGGGTATTATAGGTATTATGATGTCAATATTATTCCGTATGCAGATTGCATGGCCGGAGGAGTCGTTCACAATTTTTAAAGTACTTCTTGGAGATAAATTTGCTCCTGATGGAGTTATGCGTAACGATATTTACCTGGCACTTGTTACAATTCACGGTACCATAATGGTATTCTTTGTACTAACAGCAGGTTTAAGTGGTACTTTCAGTAACCTTCTTATTCCGTTACAGATTGGTGCAAGAGATATGGCTTCAGGTTTCATGAACATGATATCTTACTGGCTATTCTTCCTTTCTTCTGTAATCATGGTTATTTCTCTGTTTGTAGAGGCAGGACCGGCTTCAGCAGGTTGGACAATATACCCTCCTTTAAGTGCATTACCTCAGGCTATTGGTGGTTCTGGTGCAGGTATGACACTTTGGTTAGTGTCTATGGCAATATTCATTGCTTCTTCACTAATGGGATCTCTTAACTATGTAGTAACTGTAATTAACCTTAGAACAAAAGGTATGTCTATGACAAGACTACCTCTTACAATTTGGGCTTTCTTTATTACAGCTGTAATCGGTATCGTATCTTTCCCTGTATTATTATCTGCTGCATTACTTTTAATATTTGACAGAAGCTTTGGTACTTCATTCTTCCTTTCAGATATTTTCATTGCAGGTGATGTGCTACACTATCAGGGAGGTTCTCCGGTATTATTTGAACACCTATTCTGGTTCTTAGGTCACCCTGAGGTATACATCGTATTACTACCGGCATTAGGTATCACTTCAGAAATTATTGCAACAAACTCACGTAAGCCAATCTTTGGTTACCGTGCGATGATTGCTTCAATACTTGCAATTGCATTCCTTTCAACTATCGTTTGGGGTCACCACATGTTCGTATCAGGTATGAACCCGTTCTTAGGTTCGGTATTTACCTTTACAACATTACTTATCGCGATTCCTTCGGCGGTTAAGGCGTTCAACTATATTACAACACTATGGAGAGGTAACCTGCAGATGAACCCTGCAATGCTATTCTCAATAGGTCTTGTATCTACTTTCATCACTGGTGGTCTTACAGGTATCATCCTTGGTGACAGTACCCTGGATATTAACGTTCACGATACTTACTTCGTAGTGGCTCACTTCCACTTAGTAATGGGTATCTCTGCTTTATACGGTATGTTTGCCGGTATTTACCACTGGTTCCCTAAAATGTTTGGTAGAATGCTAAACAAGAATCTTGGTTATATTCACTTCTGGGTAACTGCAGTATGTGCTTACGGAGTATTCTTCCCAATGCACTTTATTGGTATGGCTGGTCTTCCAAGACGTTACTATACTAACTCTGCATTCCCTTTATTTGATGACCTTGCAGACGTTAACGTACTAATTACAATGTTCGCTATTATTGGTGCTGCATTCCAGTTAGTATTCTTATGGAACTTCTTCTACAGTATCTTTAGAGGTAAAAAAGCTCCGCAAAACCCTTGGAAATCTAACACTCTTGAGTGGACTACACCAGTTGAGCACATTCACGGTAACTGGCCGGGTGAAATTCCTGAAGTTTACAGATGGCCATATGACTACAGCAAACCGGGTCACGACGAAGATTTCGTTCCGCAAACTGTACCAATGAAACCAAACGAAGAACAATTACACCATTAA
- a CDS encoding GNAT family N-acetyltransferase produces MERDEYRFTDNRNMNQFELQVEDGEIAFLEYYIDGKKIFLNHTEVPVPLRGKGLAAILVEKSLEYCRKNNLVVVPACSYVAHFIDNNTDWHDVLSEGYQM; encoded by the coding sequence ATGGAAAGAGATGAATACAGGTTTACCGATAACAGGAATATGAATCAGTTTGAACTGCAGGTTGAAGATGGTGAAATTGCCTTCCTGGAATATTATATTGACGGTAAGAAAATCTTTCTTAATCATACCGAGGTTCCTGTCCCTTTAAGGGGTAAAGGTCTTGCTGCCATTTTGGTTGAAAAGAGTCTTGAGTATTGCAGGAAAAACAACCTTGTAGTTGTGCCTGCCTGCTCTTATGTTGCCCATTTTATAGATAATAATACTGACTGGCATGATGTGTTATCTGAAGGATACCAAATGTAA